One genomic region from Phragmites australis chromosome 1, lpPhrAust1.1, whole genome shotgun sequence encodes:
- the LOC133889137 gene encoding uncharacterized protein LOC133889137, with amino-acid sequence MQQAEAGGADQVRGKEEEEEELMSATWDCGSPLYDSFELASLHHVLENHMMVLPFPGAASRPRRLDHRGAAAPDVTGRGVARRRTGWRGSKAAAAIFRTVTCWKSL; translated from the coding sequence ATGCAGCAGGCTGAGGCAGGAGGAGCGGACCAGGTGagagggaaggaggaggaggaggaggagctgatGTCCGCCACATGGGACTGCGGGAGCCCGCTCTACGACTCCTTCGAGCTCGCGTCGCTGCACCACGTCCTGGAGAACCACATGATGGTCCTGCCGTTCCCCGGCGCGGCGTCGCGACCGCGgcgtttggatcatcggggcgCAGCCGCGCCCGATGTGACCGGCCGCGGCGTGGCGCGGAGGAGGACGGGGTGGAGGGGCAGCAAGGCTGCGGCGGCGATATTCAGGACTGTTACATGTTGGAAGAGTTTGTAG